Proteins encoded within one genomic window of Chrysemys picta bellii isolate R12L10 chromosome 6, ASM1138683v2, whole genome shotgun sequence:
- the LOC135972326 gene encoding uncharacterized protein LOC135972326: MRRTAEANSRSLPGSCPRGGTLSAALGGLCWWALSGPDWYIRAVSSEPAERRTAEANSRSLPGSCPRGGTLSAALGGLCWWALSGPDWYIRAVSSEPAERRTAEANSRSLPGSCPRGGTLSAALGGLCWWALSGPDWYIRAVSSKPAERRTAEANSRSLPGSCPRGGTLSAALGGLCWWALSGPDWYIRAVSSEPAERRTAEANSRSLPGSCPRGGTLSAALGGLCWWALSGPDWYIRAVSSEPAERRTAEANSRSLPGSCPRGGTLSAALGGLCWWALSGPDWYIRAVSSEPAERRTAEANSRSLPGSSRGESALRLSSAGFSE; encoded by the exons atgcggcgaacagcagaggctaacagcaggagtttgcctgggagctgtccaagaggaggtacgctaagtgctgcattaggggggctgtgttggtgggccttgagtgggcctgactggtatataagggcagtcagcagcgaaccagctgagcggcgaacagcagaggctaacagcaggagtttgcctgggagctgtccaagaggaggtacgctaagtgctgcattaggggggctgtgttggtgggccttgagtgggcctgactggtatataagggcagtcagcagcgaaccagctgagcggcgaacagcagaggctaacagcaggagtttgcctgggagctgtccaagaggaggtacgctaagtgctgcattaggggggctgtgttggtgggccttgagtgggcctgactggtatataagggcagtcagcagcaaaccagctgagcggcgaacagcagaggctaacagcaggagtttgcctgggagctgtccaagaggaggtacgctaagtgctgcattaggggggctgtgttg gtgggccttgagtgggcctgactggtatataagggcagtcagcagcgaaccagctgagcggcgaacagcagaggctaacagcaggagtttgcctgggagctgtccaagaggaggtacgctaagtgctgcattaggggggctgtgttggtgggccttgagtgggcctgactggtatataagggcagtcagcagcgaaccagctgagcggcgaacagcagaggctaacagcaggagtttgcctgggagctgtccaagaggaggtacgctaagtgctgcattaggggggctgtgttggtgggccttgagtgggcctgactggtatataagggcagtcagcagcgaaccagctgagcggcgaacagcagaggctaacagcaggagtttgcctgggagttcgcgtggggagagtgcactgaggctttcatctgcaggtttctcagagtag